One region of Desulfatiglans anilini DSM 4660 genomic DNA includes:
- a CDS encoding HAD family hydrolase, with protein MRAVIFDLDDTLYPEQEFVLSGFRSVSKWAQVHLNIPERESFRILTQLFSEGVRGDTFNRWLEIHGRSQEIIPSLLRVYREHKPCIKPFPEVTNILSDLRKNYQIGLLSDGYFSVQQAKLLSLGLSDFFDVILFTDELGRANWKPSITPFREISRRLGLDNPVQAVYVGDNPVKDFFGAKQIGMGTIWIKRDKGEYVHMQPPTADHQPMFELNSLANLPALLATMLDGDR; from the coding sequence TTGAGAGCTGTAATTTTTGATTTGGACGATACCCTTTACCCCGAGCAGGAATTCGTTCTAAGCGGGTTCCGTTCAGTATCCAAATGGGCGCAGGTACATCTTAACATACCTGAAAGAGAAAGTTTCCGTATATTAACGCAACTATTTTCGGAAGGCGTTCGAGGCGACACATTTAACCGCTGGCTCGAAATTCATGGTAGGAGCCAAGAAATTATTCCTAGCTTGCTCCGCGTTTACCGCGAGCACAAACCCTGTATAAAACCCTTCCCCGAAGTTACTAATATACTTTCTGATTTAAGAAAAAACTACCAGATAGGCCTTCTGAGCGATGGTTATTTTAGCGTCCAACAGGCCAAGCTTCTGAGTCTGGGCTTATCCGATTTTTTCGATGTAATACTATTTACAGACGAATTAGGGAGAGCTAATTGGAAACCCAGCATCACTCCATTCAGAGAAATAAGTCGACGCCTAGGCTTGGACAATCCCGTTCAGGCTGTTTATGTAGGTGACAACCCTGTTAAGGATTTTTTTGGGGCCAAGCAGATAGGAATGGGCACCATTTGGATAAAGCGGGATAAAGGTGAATATGTTCACATGCAACCTCCAACTGCGGATCACCAGCCAATGTTTGAATTAAACAGCCTTGCTAATCTCCCTGCATTACTCGCAACGATGTTGGACGGTGACAGGTAG